In a genomic window of Anaerolineales bacterium:
- a CDS encoding NifU family protein, whose translation MNEVRPHTHSDEIPADQRLTALLEVVSSYIEHYHGGWVRLVDFDGKVLRVELGGACSTCRLSETTLHGWVEGTVRQFFPEIERIEAV comes from the coding sequence ATGAACGAGGTGCGCCCGCACACCCACTCCGACGAGATACCCGCCGACCAGCGCCTTACCGCCTTGCTGGAAGTCGTCAGCTCCTACATCGAACACTATCACGGCGGTTGGGTCCGGCTTGTCGATTTCGATGGGAAGGTGCTGCGCGTCGAACTGGGCGGAGCCTGTTCCACTTGCCGTCTCTCGGAGACCACGCTGCACGGCTGGGTGGAGGGGACGGTTCGCCAGTTCTTCCCGGAGATTGAACGCATCGAAGCGGTGTGA
- a CDS encoding nucleoside 2-deoxyribosyltransferase — translation MNVYFSCSLTGGRDHETTYGQIVDHLLAQGHAVPTAHLARPEVMQLERVINPAEVYQRDIAWIDGCQALVAEVSTPSHGVGYEIAYALSLGKPVLCCYREGERVSKMITGNDSVGLTVRSYGDVHEVLRLVDEFVVACGRR, via the coding sequence ATGAACGTGTACTTCTCCTGCTCCCTGACCGGGGGACGCGACCACGAAACGACCTACGGGCAGATCGTCGATCACCTGCTCGCACAGGGGCACGCGGTGCCGACGGCTCATCTGGCACGGCCGGAGGTCATGCAACTCGAGCGGGTGATCAACCCGGCGGAGGTCTATCAGCGTGACATCGCCTGGATCGACGGCTGCCAGGCGCTTGTGGCGGAGGTCAGCACGCCCTCCCACGGAGTCGGCTATGAGATCGCCTATGCGCTGAGCCTGGGAAAGCCGGTACTGTGCTGCTACCGCGAGGGCGAACGGGTGTCCAAGATGATCACCGGCAACGACTCCGTCGGATTGACGGTTCGCAGCTACGGTGACGTCCATGAAGTGCTGCGCCTTGTGGATGAGTTCGTAGTAGCTTGCGGCCGGAGGTAG
- a CDS encoding GAF domain-containing protein — MDTSDTFRFLQAEVVRLREENRELKGELIVAQASVRALCALQAILEKLHPEQDVLSLLNEILASALTVVGASDGSLLLLDDQNGDLVFAVVHGQARSQLTGFRIPPGKGIAGWVAANRQPDVVRDVHLDPRFYSAVDETFGFLTRSLACVPLHEGDKVLGVIEAINKSSDRDFTPQDLELLQLVALLASIALARAEKYAESAASA, encoded by the coding sequence ATGGACACCTCCGACACCTTCCGTTTCCTGCAGGCGGAAGTCGTCCGTCTGCGTGAAGAGAACCGCGAGCTCAAGGGCGAGTTGATCGTGGCCCAGGCCTCTGTGCGCGCCCTGTGCGCGCTGCAGGCGATCCTGGAGAAACTCCATCCCGAGCAGGACGTGCTCTCCTTGCTCAATGAGATCCTGGCCTCAGCCCTGACCGTTGTCGGCGCCAGCGACGGATCGCTGCTGCTGCTGGACGATCAGAACGGCGACCTAGTGTTCGCCGTCGTCCATGGCCAGGCGCGCAGCCAGCTGACCGGATTCCGCATCCCGCCCGGCAAGGGTATCGCCGGCTGGGTAGCGGCCAACCGGCAACCGGATGTCGTGCGCGATGTCCATCTGGATCCCCGGTTCTATTCTGCCGTCGATGAGACGTTCGGCTTTCTTACTCGATCCCTGGCCTGCGTTCCGCTCCATGAGGGCGACAAAGTCCTAGGAGTGATTGAGGCGATCAATAAGTCGTCCGACCGCGACTTCACCCCCCAGGATCTGGAGCTCCTGCAGCTCGTGGCGCTGCTGGCCTCGATTGCCCTCGCCCGTGCCGAGAAGTACGCCGAGTCCGCGGCCTCCGCCTAG
- a CDS encoding MBL fold metallo-hydrolase → MDSMQPALLQQLHWYGHDSFRLDRPLVVYLDPWRLPPGAPPADLILVTHDHHDHCSPEDVAVIRRPKTRLVANSSAASKLSPPVTVVRPGDSLTVGEVKIEVVPAYNVDKAFHPKEAGHVGFVLELLGERLYFAGDTDVIPEMSEIRCDVALLPVSGVYVMTVEQAVEAARQIRPRVAVPMHYGAGVAGAPEDAQRFAETASVPVVVLQLEGA, encoded by the coding sequence ATGGATAGCATGCAGCCGGCGCTGTTGCAGCAACTCCACTGGTACGGACACGACTCATTCCGCCTAGACAGGCCGTTGGTGGTCTATTTGGATCCCTGGAGGCTCCCGCCAGGGGCTCCGCCAGCCGACTTGATCCTGGTGACGCACGATCATCACGACCACTGCTCGCCGGAGGACGTTGCCGTCATCCGCCGCCCGAAGACGCGGCTGGTGGCCAACTCGTCGGCGGCGAGCAAGCTCTCGCCGCCTGTGACGGTTGTCCGGCCCGGGGACAGCCTCACCGTGGGCGAGGTCAAGATCGAGGTGGTCCCGGCGTACAACGTCGACAAGGCCTTTCATCCAAAGGAGGCCGGGCATGTTGGCTTCGTGCTGGAACTCCTTGGCGAGCGGTTGTACTTCGCCGGCGACACCGACGTCATCCCCGAAATGAGCGAGATCCGTTGCGACGTCGCCCTGCTTCCGGTGAGCGGTGTATATGTGATGACGGTGGAGCAGGCCGTGGAGGCCGCACGTCAGATCCGCCCGAGGGTCGCCGTCCCGATGCACTACGGGGCCGGTGTCGCCGGGGCGCCCGAAGACGCCCAGCGCTTTGCCGAGACCGCCTCCGTGCCTGTGGTGGTCTTGCAGCTGGAAGGCGCCTGA
- a CDS encoding GNAT family N-acetyltransferase: MPAPKPLAPPAAEPSLELRLVTPERWRDIETLFGPRGACAGCWCMWWRLSRADFDANQGDANRRAFKRLVSAGTVPGLMAYSDGQPAGWCCIGPRTEFPALDRSRVLARIDDQPVWSIVCFYIGRRHRHQGLSSRLAQAAVDYARACGASIVEAYPIDTASPAYPDAYAYTGLVPTFTRIGFAEVVRRSASRPIMRYLIEQPERGEGAMNG; this comes from the coding sequence GTGCCTGCGCCCAAGCCTCTCGCTCCGCCCGCCGCCGAACCCAGCCTCGAGTTGCGGCTGGTCACACCGGAGCGCTGGCGGGATATCGAGACACTGTTTGGCCCCCGCGGGGCTTGCGCCGGCTGCTGGTGCATGTGGTGGCGCCTGAGCCGGGCGGACTTCGACGCCAACCAAGGGGACGCCAACCGACGGGCCTTCAAGCGGCTGGTGTCGGCCGGAACTGTGCCCGGGCTGATGGCCTACAGCGACGGCCAGCCGGCCGGCTGGTGCTGCATCGGGCCGCGCACGGAGTTCCCCGCGCTCGATCGGTCGCGGGTGTTGGCCCGGATCGATGACCAGCCCGTGTGGTCGATCGTGTGCTTCTACATCGGCCGCAGGCACCGCCACCAAGGCCTGTCTTCCCGCTTAGCGCAGGCCGCCGTCGACTACGCCCGGGCCTGCGGCGCCTCGATCGTCGAAGCCTATCCGATCGACACCGCCTCGCCCGCCTACCCCGACGCCTACGCCTACACCGGGCTGGTGCCGACGTTCACCCGGATTGGATTCGCTGAAGTTGTGCGACGGTCGGCCTCGCGGCCGATCATGCGCTACCTGATCGAGCAGCCCGAGAGGGGGGAAGGAGCGATGAATGGATAG